Proteins from one Acropora muricata isolate sample 2 chromosome 9, ASM3666990v1, whole genome shotgun sequence genomic window:
- the LOC136927753 gene encoding uncharacterized protein codes for MGKVLWIFQSFLISIAIFFVLEVEVAFNHHSGAGWHCFKVTATSVERSKDSSRNGEAAHCCKVNNTARWHIVFGVLSILQTSLLFMMLRIRSSTSSIISLHIVSATCWALTLMILSTKLMDHFSSKISTVGDGHISTSFARISHAIANVLLAAFKQVSNFLVLPWYPISVKQNRDASQNQELKDGWHFCMSELNSQSLEQAGVNVVRVFLVLVAAYVISSSYTLYLVLLHEERTEETLITGDRSTGIPVQYDESGIHVDHRDKQNKKAEENITASLNAPDELDKDIVVPFMEEQSDEESFVFGWRL; via the coding sequence ATGGGCAAAGTGTTATGGATATTTCAGTCTTTTCttatttccattgcaattttcttCGTACTTGAAGTGGAAGTCGCTTTCAATCATCATTCAGGTGCAGGTTGGCATTGCTTCAAAGTCACTGCCACATCTGTGGAACGTTCCAAAGATAGTAGCAGGAATGGAGAAGCTGCACACTGTTGCAAAGTAAACAACACCGCGAGATGGCATATCGTCTTCGGAGTTTTATCGATTCTTCAAACCAGTCTTTTGTTTATGATGCTGAGAATCCGCAGCAGTACTTCTTCTATTATTTCTCTTCACATTGTTTCTGCAACATGCTGGGCTCTGACTTTGATGATTTTGTCAACCAAGCTTATGGATCATTTTTCGTCCAAAATTTCAACGGTTGGCGACGGTCATATTTCAACCTCATTTGCACGTATCAGTCATGCAATCGCAAACGTGCTCTTGGCAGCTTTCAAACAGGTTTCCAACTTTCTTGTGCTCCCGTGGTATCCCATATCAGTCAAACAGAACAGAGACGCTTCCCAGAATCAGGAGTTAAAAGACGGGTGGCATTTTTGCATGTCTGAACTCAACAGCCAAAGTCTTGAGCAAGCAGGCGTCAATGTAGTTCGAGTTTTTCTTGTGTTAGTTGCAGCTTACGTAATTTCAAGTAGCTATACACTCTATCTCGTTTTACTTCACGAGGAGAGAACAGAAGAAACTTTGATTACAGGGGACAGAAGTACAGGAATACCAGTACAGTACGACGAGTCCGGTATTCATGTGGATCACagagacaaacaaaacaagaaagcggAGGAGAATATTACAGCTTCGCTCAACGCTCCTGATGAGCTTGACAAGGATATAGTCGTTCCGTTTATGGAAGAACAAAGCGACGAAGAATCTTTCGTGTTTGGTTGGAGGTTGTAA